Below is a genomic region from Thermus hydrothermalis.
TACACCCCTTGGCCTCTCTCTTGGGGTGGTCCAAATTTGGGGCAGCACTTCAGCGCCATGAGCTCGAGGAGAATGCGAAAAGGCGGTTGGATCAGGTGCGGAGCTATGCCGAGAGCGCCCGTTGCCGTGTGCGGATTTTGTTGAAACACCTAGGTGAAACCTTTGCGGGTTGCGGCTGCTGCGATGCCTGCGGGGGCGATAAGGGTCCCTGGGAGGCGCTGGACAGACTCGATGCAGAGGAACTCGAGCGGGCCTACCGTCCCCGGGATACCCTGCTGGCTTTCTTCGCCTGGGCCGAGGATAACGCCTGGCCCAAAGAAGGGCCCTACATGTATTTGGGCAGGACCAGCACCCTCATGGCCCTCAGGGGCCGGCATAAGAGCCAGAGCGGCTCATTAGGCCGCAAGTATACGGACAACCGCTTCTTCGGTCACCTTTCCTTCATTAAGCCGAAGGAGCTGGAGCGCGCTTTTGATGAGGCGCTAAAGAAAGGGTACCTCGAGATCAAAGACACGTACGAGGGTAAACCCCTATACGGGCTCACCGAGGAGGGCCGCGCTCGCCACGGGCGCAGGATGAAGCGGGAGGCGGCGGATGTCGGAGCTTGAGGAGACCTTAGAGAAGGTGGCAAGAAAGGTCCTCGGACTTCCAGTCGAGGCCCAGGCTTCCCTAGACTCCCTGAAAAAGAAGCTGGAGTCCCTTCCCCTAAACCGTAAGGAACAGCTTGTCGCTCCTATAAGCGTGGCCAAGCCAGCAGCGGTGGGCCCAGCCCAGGAAACAGGTGCTGGTGAGGTGGCTTCGGAGCTTCCATCGGCAGAACCTACCAAGGGGTCAGTGGCGCCAGTGGCCGAGGATCAAAGTCTCTTGCGCAGGCTGCGGGAGTGCGAAAAGAAGTTTCGGAAAAAGGCCGATGAAGCCGAAAAGCTCAGAATCCGCCTGGAAAAGGAACAAAAGGCCGGACGGGAAGCCGAGAGCGCCAGGGGAAGGGCCCTGCAGGAAGCGGCCCATTTGCGTAAAGACCTCGAGCGCCTAAGGAGGGAACTCGAGCAGGTCGGGAAGGAGCTCGAAAGTCTACGCAAGGAGAATGCCGCTCTGCGGGAAGATAAAAAGGGGTTGCAAGAGCGGCTTCGGGAGTATGAGGAGCAAGAGGGCGCTCTCAAGGCCAGGGTGCGCGAACTGGAAGCCGTCCAGGCGCAAAAGGAGCACCTCGAGGCCCAGCTCGCCCAGCTCAAACGTTTCAAGGAAGACCTTCCTGAGCCCTTTCCGCCGGAGGCCCTGTTTCGCGTTTTGGTGCTGGACTACCCCAAGCTAGGAAGCAAGGAAGACGAGCGGTTGGTGAGCCTAATTGAGGGCTACCGGGCCTTGCTCGAGGGGAAGGAGCATCCCGCGCTACGCCACACTAACCGGTGGCTCCTCACAGGTGAGCCCAAAGGGATCGTGCTCGTGGGGTTAGAACGGCTTTTACTGGATCTTGTCAATCTTCCCGTTGCGCGCTGGCTGAGAGTCCACGCCTTTCGCTTAGAGGCCCTGCTTCAGCAAGGGGAGCGCCTCGTTTCGCCCCGGTTGATGGAGGAGTGATGGACTGCGGGGAGCTACGGAAGCAGTTTGAGCAGAAATGGCTGGAGGACAAAGGGCGTTGGGAAGAGGAAAAAAGGGAACTGAAGGAACTCCTGGAAAAAAAGGACGAGGAAATCACAAAGCTGAAGCGAGAGCTTACGGAACAGGGGAATCAAATCCGCGAGCAATGCAGGCGTGAGCTAGAAGCTCTGCGAGCTGACCTCGAAGGGATGCGACAAGCCCATCGTAGGTGTGAACAAACCCTTCTACAGACCCAAAACCTGTTGGAGCACACCCAAAAGCGGTTGGAGACGCTCTCGCAGCCTCCGTTCGGGGAGGATTTTTTCCGCTACTTGCGAAAGCATATCGAGCTTTGGGATCAAACTCTAATAGAGGAGATTTCCCAGTTACATAGGGAAAATCTGGGGTCCTGGTTCAAAGAAACCTGGGCGGAGCGGGAAAAGGCCCTGTCCCAGGTCCTGAGCGCCGAGGTGGTGGACTGGCGCCGGGTGCGTACCGGCCTAGTACTGGAGTGGGCCCTTCTAGCCTGGTTGGAGGGGATACGCGATGGCTGATCTATGGACCCATGCGCTGAACCTGGATCATGCAGTGAAAGAGAGCGGGGTAGCCCAGGCCCGCGTGGCCTTTGAGGATTTCGAAGGGGTAAAGCCCCTCATGCGCCAGGTGTGGCAGGGTGAGCGCTGGAAGAATCTACGGGAACCGGTTCGCTCCCGAGGGGAAGAGTTGGTTCCCGCTCGAGTTCTCCTCGGCTACCTGCGGGGCTACTTTCTTTATCGGGAGGTGCCGGAGAACGACCAGGCCTTCTGGCCGAATTTCTTGAAAGACCTTGGGATCGAGGGGCACCAGCTCCCCGCGCCGGATGAGTACGACCGCCTTTGGGAAGCTTTGCAGTGGCACATCGAGACGAGACCCCACCTCAGAACACACCAGGGGGGCAAGCGGGATTTCATCGGCAGCCTGGACGCGATCTTCCAGTTCAAGGCTCTCCGCCTCAATGCGCTCAAAGATTCCTTCCTGACCTTTTATCAGACCGGGGAGCTTCCCGTGGCGGCCCATCCCTACGAGCAAGTGTTCCGCAGGCTCCGGGAAGCAATGGAAGTTCTCCTGGAGGAAGACAGGCTGACCGTGGATTTATGCGATCAAGGAGCGGTGCTTGAGTTCCTCAAGCAAAGTGGTATCTACTTGGGGGAGCCGAATCCCGTGCGGCTCCTGTTCCACCGCTCCGACCAGGCCCTGAAAGACCTTTATGGGAAGCTGAAAGGAAAGAAGCCGACCTCCAGAAGCACCGGCACGCGTTTCCGACACAAGCAAGTGAGGGTTGAGTGCCTGGAATGCCTGCCGGGGCTTGCGGAAATCCGGCCTGTGCTCACCCGAGAGCCGATACTGGAGGGTTGGAAGGTTTACGGCAAGGTAACGCTGGAAGACGGACGCTTCAAACGATTTTTCTGGGTGCCCAGGTTCACGCCAGAGGGAGAGCCCATAGCCGAGGAGCTGGAGGTCACCTTTGAGGAAGGCGAGATTGTGCGCTTCCGTCTGCACCACAAGGCGTTTGCCCTGCGTTTTTCCCGCGAACGGTGGAAGTTTGGTGAACATATAGAGTTGCGGCCCATTCATTTTGACCCCGACCGAGATCCCCTGCGCTTCTCGCTCGAGTCTGGAGGTGAGCCAAAAGAGCGATTGGAGGATTTGGAACGAGAGATGACACAAGCCTCCATTCCAACCGACACAGTTATCGCTGAGATCAGGGTTGATGGTCGGGGGGACGACTGGCGGAAAATAGCGGTCTTGCCTGTAGAGGTCAGGCCTGACGTGGAGTGTCAAGTGTTACCCGAAGGGCTCTTTGTCCGTACCCGACCTCCGGGCCTCGAGGTGCGGATTCGCGTCTTTTATGGGGAGCGGCTTCTAAGGGAAGAATCTCTAACCACGAAACCCGAGGGGCAATTGGTGGCGGAGGTGGAGCAAATACCTTTACGCATCGAGGTTTGTTTGTTTACCGAAACCCAGTCCTTTGCCCTGGCACCGGCAGGGTGGCCTGAGAGATGGTGGCGGCAAGGCTGGGGCTGGTCTTGTAAGGAATTATGTGTAGGAGTCACCGAGTACCGGGCCCACGCACCGCGCCTCCCATGAGCTACGCCACCCCTAACCCCCGGCTCCACCCCCATGGCCTCCTGTATCCTCTCCTCCGCACATAACGCTCGTACCCCGAGGCCAGTCCCCTGTTTCGCTTCCAGGGGGAAAGAGAGGGGGAATCCAGAAGGTGAGGCTCGAGGCCGTGGAAGAAGACCCACTAGCTTTGGGTAAACTACCCTAACCAAGCGCTAATGCGCTCTGGTTAGGGCTTTCCGAGGAAAGCCGATGGAGAGACGATACCCTCAAAATCCGGGCCGGTTTACAGCGGCCCATGCCCTTCGAGCCTGCTCTCCGGGCAATGTTGTGCGCCGCCACCCAGTCGGCGTTGTGCTGGAAGCCACACCGCTGACACCGGAAAAGGGCCTGGCTCCTGCGGTTCTCCCTGGCCGTGTGGCCGCACCGGGGGCATTCCTGGCTGGTATACTTGGGATCAACGGCTACCACCTGAACTCCCTTGAGCGCCGCCTTGTACTCCAGCAGAAAGCGAAACTTGCCGTAGGGCCAGAGGTTATGCAGGTGCCTTTCCTTGGCCCCTCGCTTGGTGGTGCGTTCTCTGAGACCCGTCAGATCTTCTATCGCCAGGATGTCCCCAGGTTCCAGGCTGTCCACAATACGCCTAGTCAGGGTGTGCAGGGCATGGTTTACAAAGCGGGCCTCCCTTCCCGTAAGCCGTGCCCAAAGGTGCTTCACCCCTTTGGTGCGTTCGGAAGGGCGATCCAGCTTGCTCCGTACTTCGGCCCGCTTCTTCAGGTAGTGCAAGCGCTTCCCCCTGAGGAAGCCGCCGGAAAACTGCACCCCGGTGGAGAGGGTAGCGAGCCCCTTCTGTCCCAGGTCAACCCCCACCACCTTGCCCCCATCGGCGGGCGGGGTAGGAACGTCAAGACGAAGGATAAGGTGGATGTACCATTTACCCCTCGGCCCTTTGGTGAGCACCCCGCCTTGGACGCTCTTGGCTCTTGCCAGCACCCCTCGCTGGTAGTTGCCCAGCTTCATCGGGATGACCATCCGGCCAGATACCGTAGTCAGCGAAACCGACTCAACCCGCAGGGACAGGGTGCGCTGGTCAAAGGTACAGGAGGTGGGTCGGTAGAACGTGGCCCGGCTTCCCCTTTCGCGGGCCACACGGAAGATAGCTTGTATCGCCAGGTTGGCCGAGAGTCCCATCGCCCGGAGGTCCCGGTAAACCAGGCGGTGCAGTTAGAATCGGCGGAACTGCCCCTTCTCCTTAGCCACCCGCAGGACATAGTTGCAGCCCTCGGCAAACCGTTGCACCGTGGCCTCCAGCGCCGCCTCTTGTTCGGCGGTAGGCTTGAGGGTGCAACGAAGGGTGAGAGTCTGCACAAACAAAGTATAGCGAGGTGAGTGGGTTTAGCCGCCTTGCGGCGGCTTGGGGCTCTACCTCCCCGACCAACCGCTACCGCAGTATGGTCGGGGTCTCTCACCCCAGACCCCAATACGATGAAGGTGTGCCGACCAGCTTCAGGGTCCGGATGCCCTTCGGGGAGCATACGGTAGACGGATGCAAAGATATGGGGAAGGTGGCTGGCGTGGCCTGGAGCGCAACCGACCACTTCTAAAGTGAAGCCCAGAAAGTTGGGGGACGAGGGATGGAGATCTTAGGCCTTGTGGGGGTGGACGGAGTGGTTCATCTAATGTCCAAGGACTTTGTGCTCCGTGCGGAGGTGGTGAAGAAGCCGTGCGCTTCCCCCACCGGGCCCGGATGGACGGGAGGGAGGCTCGTGGGGGAGGTAGCCCTCGGGCTAGGGGGCCTTCTCACCTTCCCAGAGCTAAAGGCGCACCACCCGTAGCCGGCCCCGGTAGGCCTCCAGGTGGGCGTCCGTGGTCTAGAGGACCCGGGCCCCCGCCTCCAGGGCCGTGGCCAGGACCAGGGCGTCCACCAGGGGTAGGGCGAGCCCCTGGGAGAGGCGGGCCGCCCGTTCCCCAATCGGCCAGTTGGGCCAAAGGACCCGACATACGGCGGGGATGGCCTCCAAGAGGAGATTCGCATCCTTCTTGGGGAGGGCCCCTTTGTAGGGAGAGGTGCAGGAGCTCCACTAGGCTCAGGCCCGAGACCACGCCCTCCACCCCCTCCACCAGTTCCCCCCAAACGCGCACCGCCTCGGGGTGCCCTTCCAGGAGGCGGAGGAAGAACCCGGTGTCAAGGCCGGTCAGGCCGCCCCTCCTCCAGGAGGCGGTGGGCTTCCTCGGTGGGGCGGACGCGGCCCGCCCGCTCCAGCACCTTCCGCCCCAGGGCGGTGCGCCGCTTGTCCTGGAGGTAGTAAGCGAGGGCCTCCGCGGTGAGGGCGCTCAAGGACTTGCCCTCGTTGGCGGCGGCTTCCCGGAGGAGGCGGGCCAGGTCTTCGGGGAGGTGGACGGTTAGGCGCATATACCCATAAGATAACATCGTCGTACTGAGCTCTCATCACTTTCTTCCCTGGCACAGGGCTGGGCAAAGTGATGAGATCTCGGGTACAGGGTCTATCGACATCAAAGACCTCATACCTGTATGATCCAGGCATGGCCAAGAAACTCACCCCCCTCAGCGAGTGGGCCGCCCAGCGGGGCATGACCTACCACCAGGCCTGGAAGCTGGCCAAGGCTGGCCAGATCCGCACTGAAACGGCGGGGCGCTTTCTCCTCGTGGTGGAGGAGGAAGCCGAAGCGTCTCCGAAGCCCAAGGGCGCCTACACCTTCTTCACCCACGCCGGCGGGGCCGGAAAGACCTCCCTTACCCGGGACCTGGGCTACGAGATGGCCTCCCGGGGGTACCGCGTTCTCCTGGTCGATGCCGACCCCCAGGCCAACCTCACCGCCTGGCTCGGGATGAACGATGTTGACCCGGAGGAAGACACCCTCCTCCGCTTCTACTTCCGGGAAAAGCTTCCCGAACCCCGGCAGGTCCTCGAGGGGCTCGACCTCGTTCCCTCCCACGTGAACCTGGCGGAAGCGGAGGTCAAGCTCGGTAGCCAGTCCCACCTCACCCTTGCCCTGCGGGGCGCCCTCGAGGAGTGGCTCGAGCGCTACGACCTCATCTTCCTGGACTCCCTCCCCTCCTTGGGCCCCCTGGCCATCTCCGCCGCCCTTGCCGGCCAGGGGCTCCTCGTCCCGGTGGAGCTTTCCCGCAAGAGCATCCAGGCCCTGGAAATCGTCCTCCGGGTGGCCGCCAGCTACGCCCGCACCCTGTCCCTCATGCGCCTCTGGTCGGGGGGGAGCTTCATCCGGGCCATCTTCCCCAACCAGGCGGAGGGCACGGTGCGGGACCGGGAAATCATGGATTACCTCCGGGAGGAAGTAGCGTCCATTGTCCCCGTAGCCGAACCCCTCACCCGCCGCCCCGCCGTCTACCGGGAAGCGCAAGCCAGCCACACCCCGGTCCAACTGGTGGGGGATGAGGAAGTCCGGCGCCAGCTCCGCCTCCTGGGGGACTTCTTCGTTGAAGAAGTCCTTCAGGGCGTGAAGGAGGAGGTGGGGGCATGAGCAAGAAACCCCGGGACATCATGGACATCCTCCTGCCCAAGGAGGCCATCGAAGCTTACGTGAAAAGCATGGAGGAGCTCAGGAAGGGACAGGGCGCAACCCCAGGCGCCCGAACCCTTCCCCTCGAGGCCCTCTCCCCCCGCCTCCAGCCCCGCCGCCGCTTTGACGAGGCCTCCCTCCAGGCCCTGGCCGAGTCCATCCGGGCCCACGGGGTCCTGGAGCCCCTCCTGGTCCGCCCCGTGGAGGGCGGGAAGTACGAGATTATCGCCGGGGAGAGGCGCTACCGGGCGGCGGGGATGGCGGGGCTTAAGGAGGTCCCCGTGGTGGTCCTGGAGGTGGACGAGAAGGCCGCCTCCGCCATCGCCCTCATGGAGAACCTCCAGCGTGAGGACCTGAACCCCTACGAGGAAACCATCGGGGTCCTGGACCTCCTGGCTCTGGAGCTCGGGAGGAACAGGGAAGAGGTGGTGAGCCTCCTCCACCGGATGCTCCATGAGAAGAAGGGGCACGTTGCCCGAAACGTTTCGGGCAACCCCGAAGCTCAAAAGGTGGAGGAGGTGTTCCGCCTCCTTGGCCGTATGTCTTGGGAGTCCTTTGTACGAACCCGCCTCCCCCTCCTCACCCTCCCCGAGGATCTGAGGGAGGCCCTCGAGGCCGGCTCCATCCCCTACACCGCCGCCTTGGAGCTCAAGAAGGTAAAGGACGATGGCCTTCGGAGGGCCCTTCTGGAAGAAGTGAAGGCGGGTCTCTCCTTGCGGGACCTGAAGGCTAAGGTGCGGCAGGCCCTGAAGCGGGAGGAGGCCCCTAGGCCCTGGCACCGGGAGGTCTTGGCGAAGCTCGCCAGGGTTGACCTCGAGGCCCTCCCCTCTGATAAGCGGGCTTTGGTGGAGGAGAAGCTAAAGGAGCTTGAAGCGCTCCTTGGGTAAGAGGAGCGTAGGTGGGCGACTTGGATAACCTCAGCCCCAGCTGGGGCAAGGGTTTGGGCCTATCAAGGCATTTCTCCGCATGTGGGTAGACTGTGCTGATCCTGTCAGGTATCATTAGTTCTAACCAGGGGTGCGACTATGGGGAAGAAGCCTACCCGGGTGTTTTCCATAGGGGACCTCGAGGTTTGGGGCGGGTCTCTAGATTTATGCGGACAAGCGGGAGAGCCACCAGACTTCTTTCTCGCGGTAAATGGCAAGTGTCCGGGGTGCGTGCGTGAAGAGGAGGCCCTCATCCTAAACGAAGGGAACGTGGAGCAAGCGTTGCGAAGGTTGCCGGACATGGGTGGGCTTAGGGCCATCGTGGTGGAGTGGCCAGACTACGGGGTGCCAAGCTTCGTCACACGGAGCCACTGGGAAGTCCTAGCCAACTATTTACGGGAGAAGGTTGGGCGCCTCTACGTGGGATGTGACGGGGGCTTGGGCCGTACGGGTACAACTTTGGCCATTTTGGCGGGGTTATGGCGTTTAACGGACTCTCCCGTGACCTTTGTGCGGGAGCGGTACGATCCCCACGCTGTGGAAACGCCCGAACAGGAAGCGTACGTGACCAGCATGATGCCACCAGGACGTTGAAAGGAGTAATGTGCCACCCAAGCGGATTAGTAGGCTCAGCAAAAACGACATTCCCTCAGTGCACGTGACCGCTTGGTCCATGGCCAACCTGAATTTGCTTATCGTAAGGGAACAGTTGGAGGCAGAGTGTGGCTGACAAAAGATGCGGCTTCCACTATAATTCCTACAGAGGCCGTGGACGAGCCATGTGTCGAGGAAATAGGCACATTAGAGTTAGTGCCACCCTTCTTACCCCTAGCGGTCGCCAGCTAAAGGTTTGGCATGGGTTTGATGCTGTGGGGGCAACATGGACGTTGCAGAGTACAAGCTTGTAGTCAAAGAGGTTACATTCTCTATGTGCATATCCTACGTCCGAGGGGACTATAGAGAGCGCCTTAAAGAGCCACCCGATACCACTATTGAGCACGCTGATGGTAAACGGATGAACTACCTCTATGGTAGTCAGGGCTTTAACTGTCGCAGGCAAAACAGACCTACCGTTCAGGGGGTAGCATGCGCACAAATGACATTAACGAGGCCGAAGCCGAGACCCTCATAGAAGAGCACTTGCGTGAGCGCGGATGGAAGCTTGATGATTTCAACGTCACCCGCAAGCACTGGCGAGAGCATCTGGATGGAGAAGAAGCAGATCGTGTCTTTTTCCACGACGGTCGCATTGTAGCGATTCTTGAAGCGAAGAGACCCGGTAAAGACCTCTGGGCCGCATTAGAGCAGGCTAAACGGTACGCCCGTACC
It encodes:
- a CDS encoding ParB/RepB/Spo0J family partition protein, whose amino-acid sequence is MEELRKGQGATPGARTLPLEALSPRLQPRRRFDEASLQALAESIRAHGVLEPLLVRPVEGGKYEIIAGERRYRAAGMAGLKEVPVVVLEVDEKAASAIALMENLQREDLNPYEETIGVLDLLALELGRNREEVVSLLHRMLHEKKGHVARNVSGNPEAQKVEEVFRLLGRMSWESFVRTRLPLLTLPEDLREALEAGSIPYTAALELKKVKDDGLRRALLEEVKAGLSLRDLKAKVRQALKREEAPRPWHREVLAKLARVDLEALPSDKRALVEEKLKELEALLG
- a CDS encoding protein-tyrosine phosphatase family protein is translated as MGGLRAIVVEWPDYGVPSFVTRSHWEVLANYLREKVGRLYVGCDGGLGRTGTTLAILAGLWRLTDSPVTFVRERYDPHAVETPEQEAYVTSMMPPGR
- a CDS encoding transcription antiterminator BglG is translated as MADLWTHALNLDHAVKESGVAQARVAFEDFEGVKPLMRQVWQGERWKNLREPVRSRGEELVPARVLLGYLRGYFLYREVPENDQAFWPNFLKDLGIEGHQLPAPDEYDRLWEALQWHIETRPHLRTHQGGKRDFIGSLDAIFQFKALRLNALKDSFLTFYQTGELPVAAHPYEQVFRRLREAMEVLLEEDRLTVDLCDQGAVLEFLKQSGIYLGEPNPVRLLFHRSDQALKDLYGKLKGKKPTSRSTGTRFRHKQVRVECLECLPGLAEIRPVLTREPILEGWKVYGKVTLEDGRFKRFFWVPRFTPEGEPIAEELEVTFEEGEIVRFRLHHKAFALRFSRERWKFGEHIELRPIHFDPDRDPLRFSLESGGEPKERLEDLEREMTQASIPTDTVIAEIRVDGRGDDWRKIAVLPVEVRPDVECQVLPEGLFVRTRPPGLEVRIRVFYGERLLREESLTTKPEGQLVAEVEQIPLRIEVCLFTETQSFALAPAGWPERWWRQGWGWSCKELCVGVTEYRAHAPRLP
- a CDS encoding ParA family protein, whose protein sequence is MAKKLTPLSEWAAQRGMTYHQAWKLAKAGQIRTETAGRFLLVVEEEAEASPKPKGAYTFFTHAGGAGKTSLTRDLGYEMASRGYRVLLVDADPQANLTAWLGMNDVDPEEDTLLRFYFREKLPEPRQVLEGLDLVPSHVNLAEAEVKLGSQSHLTLALRGALEEWLERYDLIFLDSLPSLGPLAISAALAGQGLLVPVELSRKSIQALEIVLRVAASYARTLSLMRLWSGGSFIRAIFPNQAEGTVRDREIMDYLREEVASIVPVAEPLTRRPAVYREAQASHTPVQLVGDEEVRRQLRLLGDFFVEEVLQGVKEEVGA
- a CDS encoding RecQ family zinc-binding domain-containing protein, encoding HPLASLLGWSKFGAALQRHELEENAKRRLDQVRSYAESARCRVRILLKHLGETFAGCGCCDACGGDKGPWEALDRLDAEELERAYRPRDTLLAFFAWAEDNAWPKEGPYMYLGRTSTLMALRGRHKSQSGSLGRKYTDNRFFGHLSFIKPKELERAFDEALKKGYLEIKDTYEGKPLYGLTEEGRARHGRRMKREAADVGA
- a CDS encoding ribbon-helix-helix protein, CopG family, which translates into the protein MRLTVHLPEDLARLLREAAANEGKSLSALTAEALAYYLQDKRRTALGRKVLERAGRVRPTEEAHRLLEEGRPDRP
- a CDS encoding PIN domain-containing protein, producing the protein MEAIPAVCRVLWPNWPIGERAARLSQGLALPLVDALVLATALEAGARVL